In Clupea harengus chromosome 1, Ch_v2.0.2, whole genome shotgun sequence, one DNA window encodes the following:
- the LOC105896770 gene encoding protein-glutamine gamma-glutamyltransferase 2-like, whose translation MAAYLDLGSWDLACALNNAEHHTELNGVERLIVRRGQKFTINLNLRSGGYEPGKHSLTLTAETGPQPSEESCTKAVFCVSDDADKTKWSATASSPSSGTLALAISAAPDAPIGRYSLTLDQFGYRVSLGEFLLLFNPWCPRDSVYLADEEELKEYVLSQDGIIFRGTYKYPIGSAWEFGQYEAGILDACLRILEVSPKCLQNPGEDCSARSNPVYVTRVISAMVNSNGDYGVLTGKWKEPFEDGMSPMSWRGSVGIMQQWHQSGCRAVRYGQCWVFAAVSCTVARALGIPCRVITNYLSAHDTNQNLVIERYIDEKGQPVNRTKDSIWNYHCWVESWMTRPDLSAGYDGWQASDSTPQEKSQDVYCCGPVPLKAIKEGQLNMKYDAPFVFAEVNADVKTFMKKPNGATEEVISAAFVGQRISTKSVGSDQREDITHLYKYREGSEEERETFKKAEHLNKLQQDKDVGLDLKIKVSPSMMKGCDFDVFAVAKNNTATDKKCRLIFASRAVSYSGILGDDCGYKDLLNVELPPGGERSVPLRLNYSKYCDSLTEDNLIRLVALLQDRGTGDTILTVRNIILENPEIKIRVLGEPKVNRKLAAEITVKNPLPIPLNGCCFKVDGANLTGGKTITERLPSTVEAGQEAKVKVYFTPTHWGLRKLVVDFDSDKLCHVQGYRNVIIGK comes from the exons CGTATTTGGACCTTGGCAGCTGGGACTTGGCATGCGCCCTCAATAACGCTGAGCACCACACTGAGCTCAATGGAGTGGAGCGCCTGATCGTGAGAAGAGGCCAGAAGTTTACCATCAACCTGAACCTGCGCTCTGGAGGCTACGAGCCGGgcaaacactctctcaccctcaccgcAGAGACAG GACCTCAGCCATCGGAGGAGTCGTGCACCAAGGccgtgttctgtgtgagtgatGACGCGGACAAGACGAAATGGAGCGCCACTGCCAGCAGTCCCTCTTCAGGCACACTCGCCCTGGCCATCAGCGCCGCACCAGACGCGCCCATCGGCCGCTACTCGCTGACCCTGGATCAGTTCGGCTATAGGGTCAGCCTGGGCGAGTTTTTGCTGCTCTTCAACCCCTGGTGTCCCA GAGATTCCGTGTATTTGGCTGATGAGGAGGAACTGAAAGAATACGTTCTCTCTCAGGATGGGATTATTTTCAGGGGCACTTACAAATATCCCATAGGCAGCGCATGGGAATTTGGACAg TACGAGGCAGGGATCCTGGACGCATGTCTGCGGATTCTGGAAGTGAGTCCAAAATGCCTACAGAACCCAGGAGAGGACTGCTCTGCCAGAAGCAACCCTGTGTATGTGACCAGAGTCATCAGTGCCATG GTGAACTCTAACGGGGATTATGGGGTGCTGACGGGGAAGTGGAAGGAGCCGTTTGAGGATGGCATGAGCCCCATGTCCTGGAGGGGCAGTGTTGGGATCATGCAGCAGTGGCACCAGTCCGGCTGCAGGGCCGTGCGCTACGGCCAGTGCTGGGTGTTTGCCGCCGTGTCCTGCACAG TGGCTCGTGCTCTGGGCATTCCATGCAGGGTCATCACCAACTACCTCTCTGCTCATGATACCAACCAAAACCTGGTGATCGAGCGCTACATCGACGAGAAGGGTCAGCCTGTCAACCGCACCAAAGACAGCATATG GAACTACCACTGCTGGGTGGAATCCTGGATGACCCGGCCTGATCTCTCTGCTGGTTACGATGGCTGGCAGGCCAGTGATTCCACACCACAGGAGAAGAGTCAGG ATGTGTATTGCTGTGGCCCAGTCCCTCTCAAGGCCATAAAAGAGGGTCAGCTGAACATGAAATACGACGCTCCGTTTGTGTTTGCCGAGGTGAACGCCGACGTGAAGACCTTCATGAAGAAGCCCAACGGCGCCACCGAAGAGGTCATCAGCGCCGCCTTTGTAGGCCAGCGCATCTCCACCAAGAGCGTGGGCAGTGACCAGAGGGAGGATATCACACACTTGTACAAATACAGAGAGG GAtctgaggaggaaagagagacctTCAAGAAAGCCGAACACCTGAACAAGCTCCAGCAGGACAAGGATGTTGGGCTGGATCTCAAGATCAAGGTCAGTCCATCCATGATGAAGGGCTGCGACTTTGACGTGTTCGCTGTGGCCAAGAACAACACGGCGACCGACAAGAAGTGCCGCCTGATCTTCGCCTCCCGCGCCGTCTCCTACAGCGGCATCCTCGGAGACGACTGCGGCTACAAGGACCTGCTCAACGTGGAGCTTCCACCCGGAGGAG AGCGGTCAGTGCCCCTGCGGCTGAACTACAGTAAGTACTGTGACTCTCTGACCGAAGACAACCTGATCCGCCTGGTGGCTCTTCTCCAGGACCGAGGAACCGGCGACACGATCCTGACCGTCAGAAACATCATCCTGGAGAACCCCGAAATCAAGATCAGG gtTCTGGGGGAGCCCAAGGTGAACCGTAAATTGGCTGCAGAGATCACGGTGAAGAACCCTCTGCCTATTCCTCTCAATGGCTGCTGCTTCAAGGTGGACGGAGCCAACCTCACAGGAGGCAAAACCATCACTGAGAG ACTGCCGTCTACGGTGGAGGCGGGCCAGGAGGCCAAGGTCAAAGTGTACTTCACACCAACCCACTGGGGCCTGAGGAAACTGGTGGTGGATTTTGACAGCGACAAGCTCTGCCACGTCCAGGGTTACAGGAATGTGATCATCGGAAAGTAG